The DNA region GAGTAATAACACTCCAGCAAACCATTGCATTACCTTGATCCAGCTCGCCTTTCTCCTTAGGTAAGGTTTTGAACAATAGGGGCAAAGGATTTTCATCACTTATATCGAACGGCCAAGAGGTTAAAAGCTTATTATTCTCACCCACATAGCAAACTTTAGCGCCTATCAGATCCTCAATCACTGTCTGCTTGCTGATGTAATTGCATACTGCTTGAACTTTTGGATGGCCAAACCGAGAATCACACCAATCTCTGATTTGAGACTGATACCCCTTAAAATAAGGACTTTTCTGTCCTCCAAATTTTTCATAGTCAGCTGCAACATATTGTAACTTGTCTGCTAAAGGATGTGGCGCTTCGCCACTACTTCTTCCTGCGGACCTTTCCGTAGCAGGCAAAATTATCTGTGTCTTTTCTAAAACTTTTGCACCAATAAAGTTTCCATCAAAATCTATTTGAATATTGATGTGGGCATTCTGCATAGTATGACTAGTCGGCATTAGCTGTTTTTCTTCCGGCAAATCCAGCGTCATAGCATTTTCATAGGTCTCGTAAAGCTTTGCCATCCAGCTCATAACGACTCCTCCTCTGCATCTATACCCAAAAAATTATCCCCCACGGCAAATTCTTTGGCCTTCATCTCACGAATAAAACGGCGCGTTTCGCAATCCTCTGGCCTTGGGAACTCTAAAACACCATGTTTCATGGTTGCATGCCAAAAACGGCTGTGAAATTCATCTTTTCCCGTTTCATCCGGATAATCGAAGCCGTGAAACATCAAACCAAAGGACAACTCATCTATAGCATCGTAGGCACCTGTACCCTCTCCAAATTCGCAAGGTGCTACATAGCCCTGACAATCCCTCACACCGAGGAAAATATCTTGCCTTCCCCCCTTTTCGAGCATGCGATTGGCAATGGCAAAATGCTTTCCGTCAATTCGATCCGCTGCCAATTCACTACGGTATTCGTTCCATTCAAAATGTGCCTCAACCTGATACTCTACTTCATGAAGAAAGGTATAAATCGCCAGGCTATTTCCGCCGCCCCAAACCAGAGGCTTAGTACCTTTGGTTTGAGTACGGATAGGCTTAATTACCCGAATCCGATCTACATACCAAATAATGGACGGCTTCCAGTAAATTGATTTAAGGATACCCTTGATCGCTTCATAGGTAGGAATATGGTAAGAGCATTTTTCCCCACCGATTTTTGTAATGGGATCAGTAAATAAAGCATAACGCCCCCAAAGCCTAAAACTGATACTGTTCTTCATGTTGTCCTCTATAAAATCTGAGCTGTCATTCTACCGACGCGCTCGGTCCCAAGACCAAAACTTTCGTTGTAATACTCTTCATCTAAGTAGTAAATACCATGTTCCGCTTGAATTTCATGTACGGCATTCTCCTTAATTAATTTATCCCATATATTGGGAAAAACATTAACACTGTATTTTTGCGCTTGTCGTAACAACTGATAGTAACGACGAGCGTTAAATTCCTTCGCTACAGAACAAAGCTCATTTACCAAATTACGCCCCTTCTTACCATACTGAACAATAACCGCTTGGGTTGGAGCATCAATAGCTTTGAATTGCCTTCCAGCCTCCATGAAGGCCTGACGTAAAAGCGTAACTTTATTTTCACGATTAGAAAAATTTTCATTACATCCGATACGAGAACTCAACAAGTTGAGTAAGCTATCATTCCTGTGTTGTTTTCCTACCAATAGATAGCTCATATCATCAGCTCGATCAAAAAAGTAATAGCGAAAATACTGCTTGATCGCAGCTGGTGACAGCATGTCTTCGTACTCCTCAGAAAGAACCCGTTCTGCTTTATCTTTACCAACATCAATGTCCTTTAGCATTCCTGTACTTTCACGATCTGGATTTATGACAAAGACCTGCCCTTTGATCAAATTCCCATGCTCGTCCTTCAACGTTCCATTCCTATTACAACGCCCCGCAGCCTGGGCGATAGAGTCCAAGCCAGCCAAAAAACGTATGACAGAGGAAAAATCCACATCAACGCCAGCCTCAATCAACTGTGTTGATAAGCAAAGCACGGGCTTTCTATGCTTTAGACGCTTTTTTATTAGGTATAGAAGAATTTTACGGTGGCGTGGACATTGATTGGTACTGAGATGAAAAATTTCAGAATCATTCACACATTCGGCACAACGCAGATATAATTCCTGCGCCCAGGCCTTAGTGTTAACAATTACCAAACAACTCCCGTGTTTCTGGAACTGCTCTAACGCTAGCGCCGATATTTCCGGGGCACTCCAACCACCAGGCTTTATCTGGTTATAAATATCCACCCGCCGGAGATCGACAAAATGTCGATTAAAATCCCCAGCCAACTCATTCCCTTCGGAAACTATTAATTGCCCCTTCTCCGGGCATTTCAACTCATTCAATAGGGGCTGAGTCGCTGTACAAAGTACAGCAGTAGTATTGCAACCCTGTACGAGAAAATTCATAACATTACAGAAAATATGCACGCAATTAATCGGTAATGTTTGAATTTCATCAAAAACAAGTACGCTATTAGCTAATTGATGTAAGCGTCTTACGCCCTTGGTTCCACCACTGAACAAAGTTTCCAGCAACTGCACCATTGTAGTTAGGACAATAGGTGCATCCCAGTTTTCCGAAACCAGTTTGCTCTGCCAGGTTTGCTGT from Cellvibrio japonicus Ueda107 includes:
- the cas5c gene encoding type I-C CRISPR-associated protein Cas5c; amino-acid sequence: MKNSISFRLWGRYALFTDPITKIGGEKCSYHIPTYEAIKGILKSIYWKPSIIWYVDRIRVIKPIRTQTKGTKPLVWGGGNSLAIYTFLHEVEYQVEAHFEWNEYRSELAADRIDGKHFAIANRMLEKGGRQDIFLGVRDCQGYVAPCEFGEGTGAYDAIDELSFGLMFHGFDYPDETGKDEFHSRFWHATMKHGVLEFPRPEDCETRRFIREMKAKEFAVGDNFLGIDAEEESL
- a CDS encoding CRISPR-associated helicase/endonuclease Cas3, with the translated sequence MFIAHKRKKDGEIQELSAHLSEVSNLAATFAKKIDAESAGRLIGLLHDFGKYSQEFQLYIKSATGEINPDEDDYVDAKGMKGKVDHSTAGAQLVWQRLKRFGNSGQGELCGQILALCIASHHSGLIDCIGVDDKPVFSNRMSKPDEKVHLDECQRTADKEILEKLDQLASVDQVKKLFNQLRRFVDFTNPSTIDFFNLGFFTRFLFSCLIDADRLNSAEFEDPIRLKERLERSGSINWKVAIDRLENHLSRLSVRNYVDELRREISNNCKNNAYKSQGLYTLTVPTGGGKTYASLRYALHHARHHGLERIIYIIPYTSIIEQNAKVIREIVEHKSDTRPWVLEHHSNLEPEQQTWQSKLVSENWDAPIVLTTMVQLLETLFSGGTKGVRRLHQLANSVLVFDEIQTLPINCVHIFCNVMNFLVQGCNTTAVLCTATQPLLNELKCPEKGQLIVSEGNELAGDFNRHFVDLRRVDIYNQIKPGGWSAPEISALALEQFQKHGSCLVIVNTKAWAQELYLRCAECVNDSEIFHLSTNQCPRHRKILLYLIKKRLKHRKPVLCLSTQLIEAGVDVDFSSVIRFLAGLDSIAQAAGRCNRNGTLKDEHGNLIKGQVFVINPDRESTGMLKDIDVGKDKAERVLSEEYEDMLSPAAIKQYFRYYFFDRADDMSYLLVGKQHRNDSLLNLLSSRIGCNENFSNRENKVTLLRQAFMEAGRQFKAIDAPTQAVIVQYGKKGRNLVNELCSVAKEFNARRYYQLLRQAQKYSVNVFPNIWDKLIKENAVHEIQAEHGIYYLDEEYYNESFGLGTERVGRMTAQIL